Genomic window (Candidatus Binataceae bacterium):
ACTTGCTAAGGCCGTGCTGACTGCCGGCTTGGGAGTTGTTTTTTTGGGATTGGGCGTTGCTTACGCTGACCCGTTTAGTCCGCTAGCCGCGGGAACTATTATCACCAAGGCAAATTGCCAGAAGTATCTGGATCATTTCGACGTCGGTTGGCAGCACGAATGCACCGAAACCGCGCCGCAAGTGAGCATGCCCAGCGATCTAAAAATTGTCATTGCGCCCACGCATTCCTATCCGGTCCCGTCGACATACTGGGATGCGACAGAAAAATATAGCAAGCAGGTGACGCTGGAGCCCACAGGCGATGGCAGTTATGTTATGAAAGGCTATGTCGCCGGAATGCCGTTTCCCTACGACAAGCTCGATCCCAAGGATCCGCTTTCGGGCTTCAAATTAATGTATGACGCTTACTTTCAGTATCAGCCGGCGGTGATGGCGGGCGAAGGGGTCCATCCCCTGGATATCGATCGCTACGGCAACCGCTATGAACAGCGCTCGTACACCGCCGATTACGTCGTGGAGGCGAACACCGACCCAGTGTATCCGATGACTATCCCGAATTCGCCCGGAGAGGACAAGGGCGTATATTTCACCAACTACACCGAGCAGGAGTATCCGACCCAGATCCAGTACATCGCGGGAGTCGAGTGGGACTACATGGATCCCAGGCGAATTCCTAATAACTGGGCCTATATTCCCAGTATCCGACGCGTGCTGGAACTCTCGCAGGCGGCACGCTGCGCGCCGTTCGTGGCCTCGGCCAACTTCAGTTATGACGATCATTCACGAATCCCATTGCCGCCGACATGGTTTAAGGCACAATACCTGGGCACGAAGTACATAATCACTTACATCGTGCCCGAGGATCACTTCAAACAAGCCACCGATTTTCACAACTGGGAGATCGATTATGGGATCTTCCCGACCGACAAAATTGGCGGCCATTGGGAGGCGCGGCCTTGGCTTCAGCTGGCGATGCAGCGCATACCCGACCATGCGGCGGGTTACTGCCAGGCGCAGCACTACATCTGGTTGGATAAAGAGCAGACCATGACCATTGCTTTCGACGACTTCGATCAGAACGGCAAGTTCTGGCGGGGCCAGTATAACTACAATCCGGCCAAACGGGTTCCTGGTACCAATGGCTATTCGTTTTACAGCGGGGTGTGGGCGCACATCAACCCCGATTTCCAGAACCTCGACAACGCCAACCTGCTGCCGCCGCTGGATGGCTTCTGGTACAACCAGGAGACTCCCAAGCGTTACATCAACTACTATCGCTTGGGCAATCCTGCGGGGTTGAACCAGATCGTGCAGTAAACTGACACGGCGGGCGCGACGATCGTCGCCGCGCCCGCTGTAAAACTTGGCGTCCCACGCCCGCGTTGCGAGCGCTTGCCGCCTGGAGGAAGAGCATGGCCTCGGCTAAAGACAGCGAGATTCTGACCCAGGTCGGAGCGGGCACGCCGATGGGCGACCTGATGCGCCAATACTGGCTCCCGGCCGCGATGTCTGGCGAGCTCAAGGCTAACGGCGAGCCGCTACGGTTGGTGCTGTTGGGCGAAAAGCTGATCGCTTTTCGCGACAGCTCCGGACGAGTAGGCATCCTGGACCATCGATGCCCTCACCGGTGCGCCTCGCTCTTCTTTGGGCGCAACGAGCAAGACGGATTGCGTTGCGTGTACCATGGGTGGAAGTTCGACATCGCAGGCCGTTGCCTGGAAATGCCCAACGTTCCGCCCGAGTACGATTACAAGCATAAGGTTCGCGCCAAATCCTATCCCGCTTGCGAGCGTAACGGCCTGGTGTGGGTCTATATGGGACCGCGCGCTCAGCCGCCCGGGCTGCCGATGCTGGAGCCCGCCCTGATGCCTGAACACGAGATGCGCATCAGCTTTACCCAGCGCGAATGCAACTGGATGCAGGCGCTGGAGGGGGACATCGACACCACCCACCTGAGCTTTTTGCATTTCGGCATGTTACAAGCCGAGGATTTGCAGCCCGTGGGTATCGCCCGCTTTGGGATTGCCAATCGCGCGGCCGAGCTGAAGGTCGCGGCTACGCCCTGGGGTACCATGTACGGCGCCAGCCGCGCGGTGGAAAATCTGATTTACTGGCGCTTTGCCCACTTTCTGTTTCCCTGCTGGACCTATATTCCCAACGGCGAGTTCAGCCACCATATTCTTGGACGTGCATGGGTCCCGATGGACGACACCCACACCATGGTTGTGCTGCTGTGGTGGAAGGGCGATTTGCCCGAAAAGCGGATTCGCAAAGATGGCCAACCGATCGCGGGTGCGGGTGGTGCGCCAAAATATCTTCCCAACACCAGCGACTGGTATGGACGCTGGCGACTAGCGGCCAATGCGAGCAACGACTACGAGATTGACCGCGAGGTACAGCGTACACGCAGCTATACCGGTCTCGACGGAATCAACCTTCAGGATCAGGCCATCACCGAAAGCATGGGTCCGATAACCGACCATGCCTGGGAGCATCTCGGGCCCAGTGATCTGATGATCATCCAGACTCGCCGCCGGCTGGTTCAAGCCGCGCTGGCCCTGCGCGAGCATAATCAGGTTCCCCCAGGTCTCGAAGCGCCTGAATGCTTCCTGCGGGCGCGTGGGGGTGATTTCGTCACTGACCACGAAATGGACTGGGAGCAGGCTTACGACCTTCAGTTGCGCACGATGGAAGATCCGACCGGCAGGATCCGCCAGAGCGGCGCGACCTATGGGCATAGCGAAATGCCGCAGGCGGCCAAATAGCCGCGTCGGCGGCGCGGCAACGTCGCGCGCCGCCTTTTTTGAAAGCCGCATTTTAATATTTTGCCCTTTCAAGCCGTCGCCACGGGTAAGTCAATCAGGCCGCGCAGTCCGAAGGATTCTCGATAGCGCGGTGGCTCCCCCATGGCTAACCGCAGGCGGGGAAATCGCTTCAGCAGCATTTCGATCGCGATAGCACCCTCCAGGCGTGCCAGCGTGGCGCCCAGGCAGAAATGGATCCCCGCGCCGAAAGCGATATGCTCGTTGGGAGTGCGCCTAATGTCGAAGCGCTCGGGATCTTTGAAGCGGGCCGGGTCGCGGTTGGCCGCGGCCAGCAGAACCATGACGGTAGTGCCGGCGGCAATTTCGGTTCCGTCCAACCTAACCGGGGCTACGGCCCGCCGGACGGTGGTTTGTACCGGACCGTCGTAGCGCAGAATCTCTTCGATCGCGCCGCCGATCAGACTGGGCTGCTGGCGCAGCAGCTCCATCTGCTCGGGATGACGTCCCAGTGCGAGTATCCCGTTACCGATCAAGTTGGTGGTGGTTTCGTTGCCTGCTACCAGCAAAAGCACCAGGAAACGCATCAGCTCGGGTGCGCTCAGGATCTCGGCCTGCTCCTGCGCCGCGAGCAAGGCGCTAATCAAATCGGGACCCGGCCTGCGGCGGCGCCGCTCGATCTCGGCGGCGAAGTATTCCAGCAGCTGGTCGCGCCCCTCGATCGACCCGGGCGCGGCGGGCGCTCCCGGCGCAAGGCTGCGGATCCCAATGATCGCGTCGGACCAAACCTTGAACTGAACGTGCAACTCAGGCGGTACCCCTAACATCTCGGCGATAACCCGCACCGGCAGAATGTTGGCGAGGTCGGCCATCACGTCGAACCCTGGTTGTGTCGCGACTCGCTCCAGTAGTTCGCTGGTGATAGCACGGATATGGGGTTCCAGGGCGCGGATACGTCGCGGCGAGAAATCCAGGCTGACCAACCGGCGCAGACGGCTGTGATCGGGTGGATCGGAATTGAGCAGCGACACCGCCCCCTGAAATGGGTCGCTGTTGCTCGGTAAGTTATGCATGTCACGGCTGGAGAAATCGAGATGATCGTGCAGGACCTCCAAGCAGGCGGCGTAGCCGCCCACCAGCGCAATCTGACGATAGGGTCCGGCTTCGATCAGGCGTGGCGCTCGTCCATATAAAGTTCGGTAAAAAGGGTAGGGATTGGCGCGAAAGGCGGGATCGAAGGGACTGAAGCTCAGAACTGCTTCGGGTTCGACGCTTGCGTTCATTAGCTGCTCCCAGCGCTTTGCTCTCAATGCAGATTAAACGGAGTGGAAGGCACGCGCTCAAGCGCCCAGTCCTTATGCGGGCTTGAGCGCTGAGAATCGGGCCTTGCGAAAAGCTCGCTCAGTGATGCGGGGTGGAATGGCTGAGCAAAGCCAGGAGCAGCAGAATGGCCAGGATCATGAGCACGTAAAGTGTGCGCCGAGTACCTGGCGCAGGGGCCGTTCGCGAGGCTTTCTGAGTGGTGGTGTAGGAGATGCCGCTGCCCGGAATTCCGATGGTCTCGCGCTCTCGGCCGCGTCCCAAGGTGACGTGTGCGCCGCGGCCTCCCACTGACAGGCTGGTGCCGCGCTTGGAGAAGTTCAGTGTAACTCCAGGTAGGATTTTGACCCGGCGGTAAAACCTCCAGCCCATCTTTCCCCCTTCTGTTAGCGGCTTCAGCAAGCAGCCAAGTGCGAGGGCGTTAGCAACGCTAGCGCCGCGCGCGCCATTTGCAGCTCTTCATCCAGGGGAATGATCCAAATCTGGATGGGAACGGTCGGTGCGCTAATGCATCGATCACCCCCGTCGGATGCCTGGTTGAGCTCCGGATCGAGCGCGATTCCCAGGTTCTCCAAGCCGCTACAGATCTGTGCGCGAACAGGCGCCGCGTTCTCGCCGATCCCGCCGCCGAACACAATCGCGTCCGCGCGTCCCAGCACTGCCAGATAAGCGCCGATATATTTACGTGCGCGGTAGCAGAAAATATCCACCGCCAGCTTAGCCTCTCGATTGCCATCGGCCGCGGCGGCCATCACCTCCCGTAGGTCGCCGGATACGGCCGAGACCCCCAGCAGCCCGGCGCGATGGTTCAGGAGCTGGTCCAGGGCCGCGGGCGATAGCTGCTCGCGCTGGATAAGGAAGCCCGGAATGGCGGGATCCAAATCTCCCGCTCGCGTTGCCATCATCAAGCCCTCAAGCGGCGTCATACCCATCGAAGTATCCACCGAGCAGCCGTCGCGGATCGCGCACACCGAACATCCCGCTCCCAGGTGCAGGGTTATCAATGCGCTGCCCTGGGCCTGACGGCCGGCAAGCTCGTACCAGCGCTGGGCCATGTAGGAGTGGCCGATACCGTGGAAGCCGTAACGTCGGATCGCATGACGTGCGCTCAGCTCGCGAGCCAGCGGATAGGTGAAGGCGTAAGAAGGGAGGGTGCGATGGAATCCTGTATCGGTCACCACCACGGCCGGGGTGTCCGGCAATTGCTGGCCGACGGCGCGGATAGTTTCCAGGGCGGGAGGGTTGTGTAGCGGCGCCAGCGCGCCCGCCTGCTCAATCGCCGACATCACCGCATCGTCGATCAACGCGGGCTCCCACAAGTTCGTTCCGCCGTGGACCACGCGGTGGACCACTCCGCCCAACTCACGCATTGGCTCGGGCGCCGTCTGCTTGAGCCACCCAAGGGCGAAGCGGGCGGCCTCGGGATGGCTGGTAAGCGCTGGCGTCGGCGCAGCCGCGAACTCAGCCCTCGCGTTGGGCCCGATCTCCTCGACTTTGCCGGTATGCGAGACGCCCTGACGCAGCCCTCGAGCGTCGAGTTGGAGCAACTCGAATTTCAAGGAGGAGCTGCCACAATTGAAAGCGAGGATCCACATCGGGTTGGTCTTGCGTGGCACTCAATCAATTAAGGGTGGCACAACAGGCCACCATCAACCACCACGCTTTGGCCGGTCATGAACCGCGCTCCCGGTGCCACCAAGTATAGTAGGGCTCCGGCCAGCTCCTCAGGCTTGATCAGATTGTGGTCGGGCAAGTACTTGCGCAGAGTTTCCTCGAACTGGGCCTGGCGCTGGCCGCGGCTTTCCAGCCAGCCGAATTCCAGCGCGTTGACCCGGACCTGGTCGGGAGCCCATTCCAGCGCCAGGGTGCGGGTCAGGCTGAGCACCGCGGCCTGGCTGGCGCAGTACAGGCTGGCGTTGGGCACTCCGCGCTCCGCCAGGACTGAAACCACGTTGACGATCACGCCGCCGCCACGTCGCCTCATGATCCGACCCGCTTCCTGGCAAGCCATCCAGGTGGCGCGAAAAGTGTTATCGAAGATTTTGTCCAACGCGTTGTCGTCACTGATGTCGGCGGGAGCGAAGCTGCGATAATCCAGGGCGTTGACCAGGATATCCAAGCCACCCAGTTGCTTGACGGTCAAATCAACGCTGGCGCTGAGATCGGCTCGCGTGATCGCGCTCTGCACCTGGACCACCGATTTGCGCCCGGTGGGCGCCAGACGCCGGGTCAACTCCCGCAGCGCGTCGCCGGTACCCGGCTGCTGGGAGGCGATCACCAGGTCGGCACCCGCTTCGGTCAGAGTCATGGCAGCGATCATGCCCAGGGGATTTTCGGCTCCCACTACCAGGGCGCTTTTTCCCGTCAACGAGAAGTCGGTCGCGACGGTGTCGTTCATCGCTTCACCTGGATTCGTTGAGTTGGGGGTAACTGCCGGTGGGCGTAGCGCCGCCTGCCAGTGCTCCGCCGTCGATAGTCAGCATCGCGCCGTTGAGATGGTGGGCTGCGTCGGAGGCCAGGAAGATCGCCAGCGGGCCGATTTCTTCGTACTCGCCCGGCCGTCCCATCGGTACGAATTTGCCGCCTTGAAAGCGCTCCGCCGCTTCGCCGAAGACGCCAGGTACGATGCAGTTGCTCTGGATGTTGTAACGCGCGTAGGTCACCGCCAAGGATCGCGTGAGCTGAATCACCGCGCCCTTGGCGCAGGTATAGCTGAACAGTTGCTTGCCGCCGCGCAGGCCCAGACCCGAGGCGATATTGATGATCCGGCCGTGTTGCTGCGCGATTAAATGAGGAATGACGGCGCGGCAACAATAGAATTGACTGCTTAGGTTAAGTGCCAGACCCTCCTGCCACATCTCGTCGCTGATTTCCTCCAACGGCTTGCCGTAATCTTGGGTGCCGCCGCCGGCATTGTTGATCAGTATGTCGATATGGCCCAGCTCCGCCACTGCCACCTCCACCATCGCATTGACTTCCTTCGAGCGCGTGACGTCGGCGGGAATCACCATGCAGCTACTGCCTTGCTGGCGCACCGCCGCCGCGGTCTCTTCCAATTGGGACCGGGTCCGCGCCACCGCGGCGATCGTGCAGCCGGCCCCAGCCATCGCCAGCGCCATCGCGCGCCCAAGGCCGCGCCCGGCGCCGGTAATCAAGGCCACCTTGTTTTTCAGGCTCAATTTTTCCAGCACCATGACATCCGCCTATCACGCGCTATGCAACTTCGCCCTACCTAAGTAGCATAAACTGACAGCGCTCTGGGGCAAAAGACTTTGACGCCAGACCTCGGGCGCCGCCCTCGGGGCACGATATAATGACGGATCAAACTAGCCTCCCAGCCGTGCGTTTGGATCTGCGCGGCGTAAAGTGCCCGCTGAACTGGGCCAGGGCTAAGGTGCGTTTGGAGCAGATGGCGCGGGGGGAGATCCTGGAATTGCTGCTGGACGATCCGCGTGCGATTCGCGACATCCCACGCGCGGCCGAAGCGGAGGGGTATGTGACGGTGGAGTGTCGCGCCGAGGCAGACCATTGGCGCCTCAGCCTGGAGCGCTGAGAGGGAAGCTGTCAGTCTCGCGCAGCGTGACGCGCCGGCTAGGCGCCATCTAACTGGCGGAATCGCAGCACCGATAGATGCGCAAGCAGCGGGCCACCACTTGCGGCCAGGTAAAATGCTGCAATATCCGCCGCCGCCCGGCGCGCCCCATCGCGGCGGCCTGCGCCGGATGGTCAAGCATCCAGCTTAAAGCGGTCCGCAAGGCGGCCGCGCCGGCCTCGGGTACGATCAAACCGGTGACGCCGTCTTGGACAATCTCCGGCAAGCTCGCGACATTGCTGCAAATCGTGGGCGCGCCGCAAGCCATCGCTTCCAGCAGGGTTTGGCCGAGCAGTTCGGGCACCCGCGATTCATCTCCGTACATTGTCCGGTAGACGCTGGGCAGCACCACGCAGGCGGCCTGCCGGTAGGCCTCGATCAATGCGTCATCGTCGCAGTCGTGACGAAAGGTGACCGCTTTGCCCTGGGCCAGCTTATGCAGGTCGGCGCTATAACGGGGCTCGCTCTCATGGCCGATAATCTGCAATTGCATCCCCGGTGCCAAGGCCTCGATCAAGGTGTCGATCCCCTTGTGCGGCAGCAGGCGGCCCACGAACAAGATCGTGCGGCCGCGCTGAACGTCGTCGCGAGGCGCAAATTTTTCGCTATCCACTCCGCCCAGAATGACGTGGTCGGCATCACTCGCGCCGTGCGCTAGGCCGCGGCTGTATTGGCTTAAATGCAGGCGCCCGCGATACCAGCGATCGGTGCTGATGTAAGCCGAAACATCCCAGCCGCCGCCGCCCAAGTCGGTGACGAACACGGGCCGCCGGGTAAGCCGGCAGTACGCGGCGGCCAGAGTGCTGGAAAGGATATGTTGCTGATGGCAGTGGACTACGTCGGCGCCGCGCAATTGGGCGAAGAGCTTGAACGATACCGGATTGGCGCGCTGACCGCGCGGATACCAGGGGCGGCCGAGCACTACTATGCTCAAGCCATCCCTGGCCTCGCGCCGGTCATGGCTGCCAAAGGTAACCAGCGTCGTGGGCGTGACCCGCGCCATATGGCGGGCCAGTTCGTATACATAGCGCTCCGCGCCGCCGATGATGCCGTCGTCGGCATCGAACAGCGCCGGCACTAGATGCAGCACGTGCATCGTCGATCGGGAGTGCGTAGGCAGAGCGGGGATCTAATGAATCAACGCGGGGGCGAGCTTTTCATACTCGGCCAAGGTCTGCGCGGCGCAGCGCTCCCAGGTAAAGCTGCGGGACCAGCTACGCGCAGCCTCCCGGCGCGCCTGCCAGCGTTGGGGATATTCAGCGCGCTCGACCAGTATTCCATCGACTTCCTCCACCCAGCTTTCGACCTCCGCCGCTTTGCAAT
Coding sequences:
- a CDS encoding DUF1329 domain-containing protein, with product MKILAKAVLTAGLGVVFLGLGVAYADPFSPLAAGTIITKANCQKYLDHFDVGWQHECTETAPQVSMPSDLKIVIAPTHSYPVPSTYWDATEKYSKQVTLEPTGDGSYVMKGYVAGMPFPYDKLDPKDPLSGFKLMYDAYFQYQPAVMAGEGVHPLDIDRYGNRYEQRSYTADYVVEANTDPVYPMTIPNSPGEDKGVYFTNYTEQEYPTQIQYIAGVEWDYMDPRRIPNNWAYIPSIRRVLELSQAARCAPFVASANFSYDDHSRIPLPPTWFKAQYLGTKYIITYIVPEDHFKQATDFHNWEIDYGIFPTDKIGGHWEARPWLQLAMQRIPDHAAGYCQAQHYIWLDKEQTMTIAFDDFDQNGKFWRGQYNYNPAKRVPGTNGYSFYSGVWAHINPDFQNLDNANLLPPLDGFWYNQETPKRYINYYRLGNPAGLNQIVQ
- a CDS encoding Rieske 2Fe-2S domain-containing protein; translated protein: MASAKDSEILTQVGAGTPMGDLMRQYWLPAAMSGELKANGEPLRLVLLGEKLIAFRDSSGRVGILDHRCPHRCASLFFGRNEQDGLRCVYHGWKFDIAGRCLEMPNVPPEYDYKHKVRAKSYPACERNGLVWVYMGPRAQPPGLPMLEPALMPEHEMRISFTQRECNWMQALEGDIDTTHLSFLHFGMLQAEDLQPVGIARFGIANRAAELKVAATPWGTMYGASRAVENLIYWRFAHFLFPCWTYIPNGEFSHHILGRAWVPMDDTHTMVVLLWWKGDLPEKRIRKDGQPIAGAGGAPKYLPNTSDWYGRWRLAANASNDYEIDREVQRTRSYTGLDGINLQDQAITESMGPITDHAWEHLGPSDLMIIQTRRRLVQAALALREHNQVPPGLEAPECFLRARGGDFVTDHEMDWEQAYDLQLRTMEDPTGRIRQSGATYGHSEMPQAAK
- a CDS encoding cytochrome P450, producing MNASVEPEAVLSFSPFDPAFRANPYPFYRTLYGRAPRLIEAGPYRQIALVGGYAACLEVLHDHLDFSSRDMHNLPSNSDPFQGAVSLLNSDPPDHSRLRRLVSLDFSPRRIRALEPHIRAITSELLERVATQPGFDVMADLANILPVRVIAEMLGVPPELHVQFKVWSDAIIGIRSLAPGAPAAPGSIEGRDQLLEYFAAEIERRRRRPGPDLISALLAAQEQAEILSAPELMRFLVLLLVAGNETTTNLIGNGILALGRHPEQMELLRQQPSLIGGAIEEILRYDGPVQTTVRRAVAPVRLDGTEIAAGTTVMVLLAAANRDPARFKDPERFDIRRTPNEHIAFGAGIHFCLGATLARLEGAIAIEMLLKRFPRLRLAMGEPPRYRESFGLRGLIDLPVATA
- a CDS encoding DUF4236 domain-containing protein — translated: MGWRFYRRVKILPGVTLNFSKRGTSLSVGGRGAHVTLGRGRERETIGIPGSGISYTTTQKASRTAPAPGTRRTLYVLMILAILLLLALLSHSTPHH
- a CDS encoding acetate/propionate family kinase, producing the protein MWILAFNCGSSSLKFELLQLDARGLRQGVSHTGKVEEIGPNARAEFAAAPTPALTSHPEAARFALGWLKQTAPEPMRELGGVVHRVVHGGTNLWEPALIDDAVMSAIEQAGALAPLHNPPALETIRAVGQQLPDTPAVVVTDTGFHRTLPSYAFTYPLARELSARHAIRRYGFHGIGHSYMAQRWYELAGRQAQGSALITLHLGAGCSVCAIRDGCSVDTSMGMTPLEGLMMATRAGDLDPAIPGFLIQREQLSPAALDQLLNHRAGLLGVSAVSGDLREVMAAAADGNREAKLAVDIFCYRARKYIGAYLAVLGRADAIVFGGGIGENAAPVRAQICSGLENLGIALDPELNQASDGGDRCISAPTVPIQIWIIPLDEELQMARAALALLTPSHLAAC
- a CDS encoding SDR family oxidoreductase, whose protein sequence is MNDTVATDFSLTGKSALVVGAENPLGMIAAMTLTEAGADLVIASQQPGTGDALRELTRRLAPTGRKSVVQVQSAITRADLSASVDLTVKQLGGLDILVNALDYRSFAPADISDDNALDKIFDNTFRATWMACQEAGRIMRRRGGGVIVNVVSVLAERGVPNASLYCASQAAVLSLTRTLALEWAPDQVRVNALEFGWLESRGQRQAQFEETLRKYLPDHNLIKPEELAGALLYLVAPGARFMTGQSVVVDGGLLCHP
- a CDS encoding SDR family NAD(P)-dependent oxidoreductase, which produces MVLEKLSLKNKVALITGAGRGLGRAMALAMAGAGCTIAAVARTRSQLEETAAAVRQQGSSCMVIPADVTRSKEVNAMVEVAVAELGHIDILINNAGGGTQDYGKPLEEISDEMWQEGLALNLSSQFYCCRAVIPHLIAQQHGRIINIASGLGLRGGKQLFSYTCAKGAVIQLTRSLAVTYARYNIQSNCIVPGVFGEAAERFQGGKFVPMGRPGEYEEIGPLAIFLASDAAHHLNGAMLTIDGGALAGGATPTGSYPQLNESR
- a CDS encoding sulfurtransferase TusA family protein, whose protein sequence is MTDQTSLPAVRLDLRGVKCPLNWARAKVRLEQMARGEILELLLDDPRAIRDIPRAAEAEGYVTVECRAEADHWRLSLER
- a CDS encoding glycosyltransferase family 4 protein, encoding MHVLHLVPALFDADDGIIGGAERYVYELARHMARVTPTTLVTFGSHDRREARDGLSIVVLGRPWYPRGQRANPVSFKLFAQLRGADVVHCHQQHILSSTLAAAYCRLTRRPVFVTDLGGGGWDVSAYISTDRWYRGRLHLSQYSRGLAHGASDADHVILGGVDSEKFAPRDDVQRGRTILFVGRLLPHKGIDTLIEALAPGMQLQIIGHESEPRYSADLHKLAQGKAVTFRHDCDDDALIEAYRQAACVVLPSVYRTMYGDESRVPELLGQTLLEAMACGAPTICSNVASLPEIVQDGVTGLIVPEAGAAALRTALSWMLDHPAQAAAMGRAGRRRILQHFTWPQVVARCLRIYRCCDSAS